In Mixta intestinalis, the following are encoded in one genomic region:
- the mgtE gene encoding magnesium transporter — MSVSQAQQLADIRSRILTLLLDGPQLVEDLLNPPASPDSYAPETLAKITSLQQDLTLLHAADIADILEALPEDERQALWQLVDNSRRGQVLVEASETVWESLTEGMSDKEILQAIAPLDIDDQAYLARYLPRDLTGRLLASLDPALRARVLNVVNFDRDLVGRIMDFNFISVRADITLATVQRFLRRRRAIPEGTDKLFITDKDNVLLGELPLTDILLNQPETQVFSVMNDRPNTFRLDDKAEEAAGAFERYNLISAAVIDAQGKLIGRVTVEDVIDLVNEENESNIRKMGGLSQEEEVFAPVKKAVRTRWTWLAINLCTAFIASRVIGLFEETISQLVALATLMPIVAGIGGNTGNQTITMIVRALALHQVEPGNFSFLFLRELGVALINGLFWGGIMGTITWLMYDNLALGGVMMLAMVLNLLLAALMGVLIPLVMTKLKRDPAIGSSVMITALTDTGGFFIFLGLATLFLLH, encoded by the coding sequence ATGTCTGTATCTCAGGCACAGCAGCTTGCTGATATCCGCAGTCGTATCCTCACGCTTCTGCTTGATGGCCCGCAACTGGTTGAGGATTTACTCAATCCTCCCGCTTCACCCGATTCTTACGCACCTGAAACCCTGGCAAAAATCACCAGCCTGCAGCAGGATTTAACGCTGCTTCACGCGGCTGATATCGCCGATATTCTTGAGGCGCTGCCGGAAGATGAACGACAGGCGCTGTGGCAGCTGGTGGATAACTCGCGTCGCGGTCAGGTGCTGGTGGAAGCCTCGGAAACGGTCTGGGAAAGCCTGACCGAGGGAATGAGCGATAAGGAAATTTTACAGGCGATCGCGCCGCTGGATATTGACGATCAGGCTTATCTGGCCCGTTATCTGCCACGCGATCTTACCGGCAGGTTGCTGGCCTCGCTCGATCCGGCATTGCGCGCCCGCGTGCTGAACGTGGTCAATTTCGATCGCGATCTCGTCGGCCGCATTATGGACTTCAATTTTATCAGCGTGCGCGCCGATATTACGCTGGCAACGGTGCAACGTTTTTTACGCCGCCGTCGCGCCATCCCCGAAGGCACCGATAAGCTGTTTATTACCGATAAAGATAACGTACTGCTGGGCGAGCTGCCGCTGACCGATATTTTGCTTAATCAGCCGGAGACGCAGGTTTTCTCCGTAATGAACGATCGGCCTAATACTTTCCGTCTTGACGATAAGGCTGAAGAAGCCGCCGGTGCGTTTGAGCGCTATAACCTGATCTCTGCGGCGGTAATTGACGCGCAGGGAAAGTTGATCGGGCGCGTAACGGTAGAAGATGTTATCGATCTGGTTAATGAAGAGAACGAAAGCAATATTCGTAAGATGGGTGGTCTGAGCCAGGAAGAGGAAGTCTTCGCGCCGGTAAAAAAGGCGGTACGCACCCGCTGGACCTGGCTGGCGATCAATCTCTGTACCGCTTTTATCGCCTCACGTGTGATCGGCCTGTTTGAGGAAACCATTTCTCAGCTGGTGGCACTGGCAACGCTGATGCCGATCGTCGCGGGCATCGGCGGCAATACCGGCAACCAAACTATCACGATGATCGTGCGTGCGCTGGCGCTGCATCAGGTGGAACCAGGCAACTTTAGCTTTCTCTTTTTGCGCGAACTGGGCGTTGCGTTGATCAACGGTCTTTTCTGGGGCGGCATCATGGGCACTATTACCTGGCTGATGTATGACAATCTGGCGCTCGGTGGCGTAATGATGCTGGCAATGGTGCTGAATCTGTTACTGGCAGCCCTGATGGGTGTTCTGATCCCACTGGTCATGACGAAGCTAAAGCGCGATCCGGCCATTGGCAGCAGCGTGATGATTACCGCGCTGACCGACACCGGCGGCTTTTTTATTTTCCTTGGGCTGGCGACGCTGTTTTTATTGCATTGA
- the tehB gene encoding tellurite resistance methyltransferase TehB: protein MTTRPDNYFTEKYQLTATHSEVVAALPLLKPGKALDVGCGNGRNSLFLNMKGFEVTAWDKNPQSIARLNQIIEAESLSGITTQITDLNSTRFNGEYDFVLSTVVMMFLQPETIPQLIADMQASTVKNGYNLIVAAMDTDDYPCTMPFPFTFKSGELSHYYRNWNIVKYNENPGQLHRIDENGNRISLRFATLLAQKSPAE from the coding sequence ATGACGACACGTCCCGATAACTATTTCACTGAAAAATATCAGCTCACCGCTACCCATTCCGAAGTGGTCGCAGCACTGCCGTTACTGAAGCCAGGCAAAGCGCTGGATGTTGGCTGCGGTAACGGGCGCAACAGCCTTTTCCTGAATATGAAAGGCTTTGAGGTCACCGCCTGGGATAAAAATCCACAGAGTATTGCCCGCCTGAATCAGATTATAGAAGCGGAATCACTCAGCGGTATCACCACGCAAATCACCGATCTGAACAGCACGCGCTTTAACGGCGAATACGATTTTGTGCTGTCTACGGTGGTAATGATGTTCCTGCAGCCGGAAACCATTCCTCAGCTGATCGCCGATATGCAGGCCAGCACGGTAAAAAATGGCTATAACCTGATCGTCGCGGCGATGGATACCGATGATTATCCCTGCACCATGCCCTTCCCGTTCACTTTCAAATCGGGCGAGCTGAGCCACTACTACCGCAACTGGAATATCGTTAAATATAATGAGAATCCAGGCCAGTTGCACAGAATCGATGAAAACGGCAACCGCATTAGCCTGCGTTTCGCTACTCTGCTGGCGCAAAAATCGCCTGCGGAATAA
- a CDS encoding ABC transporter permease subunit yields MIDNHIPVHYSNRSRRLVDRLTARAIGACGIGVLLVMMLLFVWLLWVVMPLFATPSMQSGTIQPALSAQPAVALGVNGSWGWRIDAQGAGRFFPLSGAQPEPALKLAQGPLVSAASADNSSVLLLQPNGNFRLVQPDFSAADKQPRWKFPLGDGFITGVSGQLTQAALAAVAENSWLAALSDGQHIRLLRLRVGQPVISDTLASGPIDHLLLTPNGRLLFASGGGQLRVWRIDGEQVTLRDTLPLTHPPRQMALLSGGRSLLIADENGISQWFDIADEKGVHLHRIRDVDGARAQALLITEPQRRVFATLSAEGDMKFYASKRDGAFYHRAIGKDVRAASFTPQGDGLLVERGNGWQYWRIDNPWPDISLRSLWQKVWYENYPQPDWVWQSTAVEDPFQAKFSLVPMVAGTLKAAALAMLFATPMAMAAAIYTAWFMSPALRRWIKPAIEMMGALPSVVVGLFASLWLAPHIASALSGVLLLPFALTATLLLCGPLLRRLPPRWRQRLATPGREMWLLIPLLLLVSLFCLWLMPLTDRLLWGAPLADRLPGGYEQRNLLIAAVAMGFALVPLIFTLAEEAIFSVPTALGQGSLALGATAWQTLSRVILPSAASGIFAAVMIGFGRAVGETMIVLMATGNTPVTEGGLFHGVRALSANIAVEMPEAAAGSAHYRILFLSALVLLIFTLVLNTLAEVVRQRLRRRYGQYEGQG; encoded by the coding sequence ATGATCGATAACCATATTCCCGTTCACTACAGCAATCGCTCGCGGCGTCTTGTCGACCGCCTGACCGCGCGCGCGATTGGTGCCTGCGGTATTGGCGTGTTGCTGGTCATGATGCTGCTGTTTGTCTGGCTACTGTGGGTGGTTATGCCACTGTTTGCCACACCCAGCATGCAGTCCGGAACGATTCAGCCTGCGCTTTCCGCTCAGCCTGCCGTGGCGCTTGGCGTTAACGGTAGCTGGGGATGGCGTATCGATGCGCAGGGCGCAGGCCGTTTCTTCCCGTTAAGCGGCGCTCAACCTGAACCGGCACTAAAACTGGCGCAGGGTCCCCTGGTGAGCGCAGCAAGCGCCGATAACAGCAGCGTACTGCTGTTACAGCCCAATGGCAATTTTCGTCTGGTCCAACCTGATTTCAGCGCGGCGGATAAACAGCCGCGCTGGAAATTTCCGTTAGGCGATGGGTTCATCACTGGGGTGAGCGGGCAGCTCACCCAGGCGGCGCTGGCTGCCGTTGCTGAAAATAGCTGGCTGGCGGCGCTCAGCGATGGGCAGCATATCCGTCTGCTGCGTTTGCGCGTGGGCCAGCCGGTAATCAGCGATACGCTGGCCAGCGGCCCGATCGATCATCTGCTGCTGACGCCAAACGGCAGGCTGCTGTTTGCCAGCGGTGGCGGGCAGCTGCGCGTCTGGCGCATTGATGGCGAACAGGTCACGCTACGCGATACGCTGCCGCTGACGCATCCACCGCGACAGATGGCGCTGCTGAGCGGTGGGCGTTCACTGCTGATTGCTGATGAGAACGGCATCAGCCAGTGGTTTGATATTGCCGATGAAAAAGGAGTGCATCTGCATCGCATTCGTGATGTTGACGGCGCGCGTGCGCAAGCGTTGCTGATTACCGAACCGCAGCGCCGGGTTTTCGCCACGCTGAGCGCCGAAGGAGACATGAAATTTTATGCCAGCAAGCGCGACGGCGCGTTTTACCACCGGGCGATTGGGAAGGATGTGCGTGCCGCCAGTTTTACCCCACAGGGCGACGGGCTGTTGGTTGAGCGCGGTAACGGCTGGCAATACTGGCGCATCGATAATCCCTGGCCCGATATCAGCCTGCGCAGCCTGTGGCAAAAAGTATGGTATGAAAACTATCCGCAGCCGGACTGGGTATGGCAATCAACGGCGGTGGAAGATCCTTTTCAGGCCAAATTCAGCCTGGTGCCAATGGTAGCTGGGACCCTGAAAGCGGCAGCGCTGGCGATGCTGTTTGCTACGCCAATGGCGATGGCTGCGGCGATCTATACCGCCTGGTTTATGTCGCCCGCGCTGCGTCGCTGGATCAAACCGGCGATTGAGATGATGGGCGCGCTGCCGAGCGTGGTGGTCGGGCTGTTTGCCAGCCTGTGGCTGGCACCGCATATCGCCTCTGCGCTCTCCGGCGTGCTGCTATTGCCTTTCGCGTTAACCGCAACGCTGCTGTTATGCGGCCCGCTGCTGCGCCGCCTGCCGCCACGCTGGCGGCAGCGGCTGGCAACGCCGGGGCGTGAGATGTGGCTGCTGATTCCGCTGCTGTTGCTGGTGAGCCTGTTTTGTCTGTGGCTGATGCCGTTGACGGATCGTCTGCTGTGGGGCGCACCGCTGGCCGATCGGCTGCCCGGCGGCTATGAGCAGCGCAACCTGTTGATTGCTGCGGTAGCGATGGGCTTTGCGCTGGTACCGCTGATTTTTACCCTCGCCGAGGAGGCGATTTTCAGCGTGCCGACCGCGCTGGGGCAAGGATCGCTGGCGCTGGGCGCAACGGCCTGGCAAACGCTGTCGCGGGTTATTTTGCCCAGCGCGGCTTCCGGTATCTTTGCCGCCGTGATGATCGGTTTTGGACGCGCGGTGGGGGAAACCATGATTGTGCTGATGGCGACCGGTAATACGCCGGTAACGGAAGGCGGCCTTTTTCACGGCGTGCGGGCGCTTTCCGCCAATATCGCCGTGGAAATGCCAGAAGCAGCGGCAGGTAGCGCTCATTATCGCATTCTGTTTCTCAGCGCGCTGGTGCTGCTGATCTTTACGCTGGTGCTTAACACGCTGGCAGAGGTGGTACGGCAGCGCCTGCGTCGTCGCTACGGACAGTATGAGGGGCAGGGATGA
- the ppk1 gene encoding polyphosphate kinase 1 codes for MGQEKLYIEKELSWLSFNERVLQEAADKTNPLIERMRFLGIYSNNLDEFYKVRFADLKRRILIGEEQGSPSTPRHLLKKIQQRVMRADQEFDGLYNDLLLEMARNQIFLINERQLSPNQQSWLRHYFKHQLRQHVTPILINHETDLTEFLKDDYTYLAVEIIRGEEIRYALLEIPSDKVPRFVNLPAESPRRRKPMILLDNILRYCLDDIFKGFFDYDALNAYSMKMTRDAEYDLVTEMESSLLELMSSSLKQRLTAEPVRFVYQRDMPNAMVELLRGKLSISNYDSVVPGGRYHNFKDFISFPNVGKTNLVNKPLPQLRHIWFDGFRNGFDAIRNHDVLLYYPYHTFEHVLELLRQASFDPSVLAIKINIYRVAKNSRIIDAMIHAAYNGKKVTVVVELQARFDEEANIHWAKRLTEAGVHVIFSAPGLKIHAKLFLISRHEGDEVVRYAHIGTGNFNEKTARLYTDYSLLTADARITNEVRRVFNFIENPYRPVNFDYLMVSPQNSRRMLYQLIDEEIANAQQGLPAGITLKVNNLVDKGLVDRLYAASSVGVKVNLLVRGMCSLIPNLEGISENIRVISIVDRYLEHDRVYIFENGGDKKVFLSSADWMTRNIDYRIEVAVAILDPVLKQRILDIIAILFSDTVKARIIDKELSNRYVPRGNRRKVRAQQAIYDYIKSLEQPE; via the coding sequence ATGGGTCAGGAAAAACTATATATTGAAAAAGAACTGAGCTGGTTATCCTTTAACGAGCGCGTATTGCAGGAAGCGGCGGATAAAACTAACCCGCTGATCGAGCGGATGCGCTTTCTTGGTATCTATTCCAACAACCTGGATGAATTTTATAAAGTACGCTTCGCCGATTTGAAAAGGCGCATTCTGATTGGTGAAGAACAAGGGTCGCCCAGTACACCGCGCCACCTGCTGAAAAAGATTCAGCAACGGGTAATGCGCGCCGACCAGGAATTTGACGGTCTCTATAACGATCTGCTGCTGGAAATGGCGCGTAACCAGATTTTTCTTATCAACGAGCGCCAGCTGTCGCCAAACCAACAGAGCTGGCTGCGTCACTATTTTAAACATCAGCTACGGCAGCATGTGACGCCGATTCTGATCAACCATGAAACCGACCTGACCGAATTCCTTAAGGATGATTACACCTATCTGGCGGTAGAAATTATTCGCGGCGAGGAGATTCGTTACGCGCTGCTGGAAATTCCTTCCGATAAGGTGCCGCGCTTCGTCAACCTGCCTGCGGAGTCACCACGTCGTCGTAAGCCGATGATTCTGCTGGATAACATCCTGCGCTACTGTCTGGATGATATTTTTAAAGGCTTCTTCGATTACGACGCGCTCAACGCCTATTCGATGAAAATGACGCGCGATGCGGAATATGACCTGGTCACAGAGATGGAGTCGAGCCTGCTGGAACTGATGTCCTCCAGCCTGAAGCAGCGCCTGACGGCGGAACCGGTGCGTTTCGTTTACCAGCGCGATATGCCAAACGCGATGGTTGAGCTGCTGCGCGGCAAACTCAGCATTTCTAACTACGATTCGGTAGTACCGGGCGGACGTTATCATAACTTCAAAGATTTCATCAGCTTCCCTAACGTTGGTAAAACTAACCTGGTGAATAAACCGCTGCCGCAGCTACGCCATATCTGGTTTGACGGCTTCCGCAACGGCTTCGATGCGATCCGTAATCACGACGTGCTGCTCTACTATCCCTACCATACCTTTGAGCATGTGCTGGAGCTGCTGCGTCAGGCCTCGTTCGATCCCAGCGTGCTGGCGATTAAAATCAACATTTATCGCGTAGCGAAAAACTCACGCATTATCGATGCGATGATCCATGCCGCCTACAACGGTAAAAAGGTGACGGTAGTGGTAGAGCTACAGGCGCGCTTTGATGAAGAGGCCAATATCCACTGGGCCAAGCGGCTGACCGAGGCGGGCGTGCATGTTATTTTCTCAGCGCCGGGCCTGAAAATTCACGCCAAGCTGTTTCTGATTTCACGTCATGAAGGTGATGAAGTGGTGCGTTACGCCCACATTGGCACTGGTAACTTTAATGAAAAGACCGCACGTCTTTATACCGACTACTCGCTGTTGACCGCCGATGCGCGCATCACCAACGAGGTGCGCCGGGTGTTCAATTTTATTGAAAACCCCTATCGCCCGGTAAACTTCGACTATCTGATGGTCTCGCCGCAAAACTCGCGTCGTATGCTCTACCAGCTTATCGATGAAGAGATTGCCAATGCACAGCAGGGGCTGCCAGCGGGCATTACCCTGAAAGTTAACAACCTGGTAGATAAAGGGTTGGTTGATCGGCTCTATGCCGCCTCCAGCGTCGGCGTGAAAGTGAATCTGTTAGTGCGCGGCATGTGTTCACTGATTCCCAATCTGGAAGGAATCAGCGAAAATATTCGCGTCATCAGCATCGTTGACCGCTATCTGGAACACGACCGGGTCTATATTTTCGAGAACGGCGGCGATAAAAAAGTGTTCCTCTCTTCCGCCGACTGGATGACTCGTAACATCGATTACCGGATAGAAGTGGCGGTCGCGATCCTTGATCCTGTTCTGAAACAGCGCATCCTGGATATTATTGCCATCCTGTTCAGTGATACTGTGAAGGCCCGCATTATTGATAAAGAACTGAGTAACCGTTATGTTCCGCGCGGTAATCGCCGTAAGGTGCGGGCCCAGCAGGCCATTTACGATTACATCAAATCTCTGGAACAACCTGAATAA
- a CDS encoding YfgG family protein, producing the protein MNSVTSLRRRPKTGRMTRIILLISFILLLGRLFYALPGAFQHYQNNKENAEVPVITQPGGQ; encoded by the coding sequence GTGAACAGCGTTACGTCGTTACGAAGACGTCCAAAAACTGGCCGAATGACCCGCATTATTTTGCTGATTAGCTTTATCCTGCTGTTGGGACGGCTGTTTTATGCCTTACCTGGCGCATTTCAGCATTATCAGAACAACAAAGAGAACGCTGAAGTACCGGTAATTACCCAACCTGGCGGTCAGTAA
- a CDS encoding sensor domain-containing phosphodiesterase, protein MFTRLKLPALRRFRCSWWGVPLWLALLLMPLSSLLSVKLTLPDGPIYLLFLPITLNVALLMVFDWAALPGIALALLWRYITLFSPGHALLTCIVFISGLSICWLGYRIWAGRHWGAEPGMLQLGVMRLFWIGFFLPTLLVFLMQITVTLNAVPATNSIFNRNPLTLRTLINYQAILLSCVAIMPFYYMVIRCFRHPGYLARQFGLLRQQIADSVSTAEIKIWLVWLVLLVMLLMVLHSKLENQLIGDFALLLVLPTMLWSAVRFGFLFTALVWALVLIALYQFRAQPDISLHLAVISTNLLVWTLIIYFIAVSGVRQRQLIQKSRQAALIDPIIDLPNLRALKNMLAQQASSTLCFLRIPDIDRLSRTWGLDLRIEYKRRLAAHLQPLLHSNETVYHLPGFDLALRLNKSTHEERIQQICARLDGYSLRWKGLPLQPDIGISYCHVVPPVNHLPGLLGELSEMAEVSLHSHQPESLQQDNTGAQRQIREKLALLNEVQQALDNERFIMMAQRIEGLRGDDYHDLLLRLIDSRGEQVSPERFLPVVQEFGLTWEIDRWVLNHALSFIDRSREHLPAARFAVNIHAVNLCRPFFLSELERLLKQHQVEPWQLILVISETSGAVESLAGQRTINRLRQLGCRIAIEHFGVSYASYLQLTTLEADMLKIDGGFVHNMLNSPLNYQIVESICRVARLKRMQIVAESVESQAVAAALRALGIDYLQGDAISEPQPLTMLADS, encoded by the coding sequence TTGTTTACCAGGTTAAAATTGCCTGCGCTAAGACGCTTTCGCTGTAGCTGGTGGGGCGTGCCTTTATGGCTGGCGCTGCTGCTGATGCCCCTTTCCAGTTTACTTTCGGTAAAGCTGACCTTACCCGATGGCCCTATTTATCTGCTGTTCTTGCCGATCACTTTAAACGTAGCGCTGCTGATGGTGTTTGACTGGGCGGCGCTGCCCGGCATTGCTCTGGCGTTGCTGTGGCGCTATATCACGCTTTTTTCACCAGGACATGCACTGCTCACCTGCATCGTATTTATCAGCGGGCTTAGTATCTGCTGGCTGGGCTATCGTATCTGGGCAGGGCGACACTGGGGAGCGGAACCCGGCATGCTGCAGCTGGGCGTGATGCGGCTGTTCTGGATCGGTTTTTTTCTGCCGACGCTGCTGGTCTTTCTGATGCAGATTACCGTTACCCTTAACGCTGTACCTGCTACCAACTCTATTTTTAACCGTAATCCGCTAACGCTGCGTACGCTAATCAACTATCAGGCAATTTTACTCTCCTGTGTTGCCATCATGCCTTTTTATTACATGGTGATACGCTGTTTCCGCCATCCGGGTTATCTTGCACGTCAGTTTGGCCTGCTGCGCCAGCAAATTGCCGATAGCGTTAGCACGGCGGAAATAAAAATCTGGCTTGTCTGGCTGGTTTTACTGGTGATGCTGCTGATGGTACTGCACAGCAAGCTGGAGAATCAGCTAATTGGTGATTTTGCCCTGTTACTGGTGCTGCCGACAATGCTCTGGTCAGCGGTGCGATTCGGCTTTTTGTTTACCGCACTGGTATGGGCGCTGGTTCTGATTGCGCTTTATCAGTTTCGTGCACAGCCGGATATCTCACTGCACCTGGCAGTAATCAGCACCAACCTGTTGGTGTGGACGTTAATCATCTATTTTATTGCCGTTAGCGGAGTACGCCAGCGCCAGCTGATACAAAAATCGCGTCAGGCCGCGCTCATCGATCCTATTATCGATTTGCCCAACCTGCGGGCGCTAAAAAATATGCTGGCGCAGCAGGCGTCATCTACGCTCTGCTTTTTACGCATTCCCGATATCGATCGGCTCAGCCGCACCTGGGGGCTGGATTTGCGGATTGAATATAAGCGTCGGTTAGCTGCACATTTGCAGCCGCTGCTGCATTCAAACGAGACCGTATACCACTTGCCAGGCTTCGATCTGGCGCTGCGGCTGAATAAATCGACGCATGAAGAGCGCATTCAGCAAATTTGCGCGCGGCTTGACGGCTACAGCCTGCGCTGGAAAGGGCTGCCGCTACAGCCTGACATCGGCATCAGCTATTGCCACGTGGTGCCGCCGGTGAATCATCTGCCGGGGCTGCTGGGCGAGCTGAGCGAAATGGCCGAAGTATCGCTGCACAGCCATCAGCCTGAAAGCCTGCAGCAGGATAATACCGGCGCACAGCGTCAGATCAGAGAGAAGCTGGCGCTGCTGAATGAAGTACAGCAGGCGCTGGATAATGAGCGCTTTATCATGATGGCGCAGCGTATTGAAGGGCTGCGCGGCGATGATTACCACGATCTGCTGCTTCGCCTGATTGACTCACGCGGTGAGCAGGTATCGCCGGAGCGTTTTTTGCCGGTAGTGCAGGAGTTCGGTCTGACATGGGAAATCGATCGCTGGGTGCTGAATCATGCGCTGAGCTTTATCGATCGCAGCCGCGAGCATCTGCCAGCCGCTCGCTTTGCGGTTAATATCCATGCGGTAAACCTGTGTCGACCTTTCTTCCTCAGCGAGCTGGAACGGTTGTTAAAACAGCATCAGGTGGAGCCCTGGCAGCTGATACTGGTCATTAGCGAAACGTCAGGGGCGGTAGAGTCGCTGGCGGGCCAGCGCACAATCAATCGGCTACGTCAGTTGGGATGCCGCATCGCCATCGAACATTTTGGCGTAAGTTATGCCAGCTATCTGCAGTTAACCACGCTAGAGGCGGATATGCTCAAAATTGACGGTGGCTTCGTTCACAATATGCTGAACAGTCCGCTGAACTATCAGATTGTGGAATCCATCTGTCGCGTCGCCCGGTTAAAGCGGATGCAGATCGTGGCGGAATCGGTAGAATCCCAGGCGGTGGCGGCGGCCCTGCGCGCCCTGGGCATTGATTACCTGCAGGGCGACGCCATTAGCGAGCCGCAGCCGTTAACGATGCTGGCGGATAGCTGA
- the ppx gene encoding exopolyphosphatase: MPISHKNMPRPQEFAAIDLGSNSFHMVIARVVDGAMQVLGRLKQRVHLADGLDMNNVLSEAAIQRGLNCLALFAERLQGFSPSNVTIVGTHTLRQAVNAEDFLRRAAEVIPYPIEVISGHEEARLIFMGVEHTQPEKGRKLVIDIGGGSTELVIGEDFEPKLVESRRMGCVSFANLYFPKGEINQENFRRARLAAAQKLETLAWQYRLLGWQYALGASGTIKAACEVLQAMGEKEKLITPERLERLYDEVIRHKSFSALSLPGLSEERQAVFVPGLAILCGVFDALAIRELRLSDGALREGVLYEMEGRFRHQDIRSRTAQSLANHYNIDSDQARRVLETTDQLWEQWRDQNPRLANPQLAALLRWAALLHEVGLTINHSGMQRHSAYILQNTNLPGFNQDQQLLLATLVRYHRKAVKTDDLPRFTLFKKKQIVPLVFLLRLGTLLNNQRQATSHPERLTLITQDGHWTLRFPAGYFSQNTLVQLDLEREQTYWEDVSGWKLVIEEEA; encoded by the coding sequence ATGCCGATATCCCATAAAAATATGCCCCGACCGCAGGAGTTTGCCGCTATTGACCTCGGTTCCAATAGCTTTCACATGGTCATCGCCCGCGTGGTGGATGGGGCGATGCAGGTGCTGGGCCGCCTGAAGCAGCGCGTGCATCTGGCTGACGGGCTGGATATGAATAATGTGCTGAGCGAGGCGGCTATCCAGCGCGGCCTGAACTGCCTGGCGCTATTCGCCGAACGCCTGCAGGGCTTTAGCCCTTCGAACGTGACGATTGTCGGCACCCATACGCTGCGCCAGGCGGTGAACGCAGAAGATTTTCTGCGGCGCGCGGCGGAAGTGATCCCCTATCCGATCGAAGTAATTTCTGGTCACGAAGAGGCTCGCCTGATTTTTATGGGCGTGGAACATACGCAGCCGGAAAAAGGCCGCAAGCTGGTGATCGATATCGGCGGCGGCTCGACCGAGCTGGTAATCGGTGAAGATTTCGAACCGAAGCTGGTAGAAAGCCGCCGCATGGGCTGCGTCAGCTTCGCTAATCTCTATTTCCCTAAAGGCGAAATTAACCAGGAAAATTTTCGCCGCGCCCGTCTTGCCGCGGCGCAAAAACTGGAAACGCTGGCCTGGCAGTATCGCCTGCTCGGTTGGCAATACGCGCTGGGTGCCTCCGGCACCATTAAGGCTGCCTGCGAAGTGCTACAGGCGATGGGCGAAAAAGAGAAGCTGATTACCCCTGAGCGGCTGGAGCGGCTGTATGACGAGGTGATAAGGCATAAATCTTTTTCTGCGCTGAGCCTGCCGGGCCTGTCGGAAGAGCGCCAGGCGGTGTTTGTACCCGGCCTGGCCATTCTTTGCGGCGTGTTTGATGCGCTGGCAATCCGCGAGCTGCGGCTGTCGGACGGTGCCCTGCGCGAAGGGGTGCTGTATGAGATGGAAGGCCGCTTCCGCCATCAGGATATTCGCAGTCGCACTGCGCAAAGCCTGGCGAATCACTACAATATCGACAGCGACCAGGCGCGACGCGTGCTGGAAACTACCGATCAGCTGTGGGAACAGTGGCGCGATCAGAATCCCCGACTCGCCAACCCGCAGCTTGCCGCACTGCTGCGCTGGGCAGCGCTGCTGCATGAGGTGGGCTTAACTATCAACCACAGCGGTATGCAGCGCCACTCCGCCTATATTCTGCAAAATACCAATTTGCCAGGGTTTAACCAGGATCAACAGCTACTGCTGGCGACCCTGGTACGCTATCACCGTAAAGCGGTGAAAACTGACGATCTGCCGCGCTTTACGCTGTTTAAAAAGAAACAGATCGTGCCACTGGTGTTTTTACTGCGGCTCGGTACGCTGTTAAATAATCAGCGGCAGGCCACCAGTCATCCAGAGCGGCTGACGCTCATTACCCAGGATGGACACTGGACGCTACGCTTCCCGGCTGGCTACTTTAGCCAGAATACGCTGGTGCAGCTCGATCTGGAGCGTGAACAGACCTACTGGGAAGATGTTTCCGGCTGGAAACTGGTGATTGAAGAAGAGGCGTAA